DNA from Pomacea canaliculata isolate SZHN2017 linkage group LG9, ASM307304v1, whole genome shotgun sequence:
tgaataaaatattgaatgaGAGGGGTATATTTCAAgtaattttcaaaagaaaaatgacacaGATGTTATGTCCTTTATAATTGATTAACAAAAATTTACGTTTACCTGTGTGGATGTAAGCTGACTGTGTTGCACTTGAAAGACTACAAACCAACTGATAGTCAACCCTTCAAGAAtataagcatcagcaaacagttGACACCATAGCAAACTTAAACTAAGTCctcatataaaaatgaaaaactgaaGAGTGAGCATtggggccctatgctcctcgaggagtaactgAGAAGCAAGCAGAAAAGTACTCTtgattatgcaaaatatttcttaaaagagATTGATTTTGAAACCGGATTTGAAGGGTTTGATAGTAGACACAATctgaagagggaaaaaagtgaaacattaaaaactaaaatgataACATAGTAGTAAAtatattgcatatttttcaaCCATCATCTCCCCACAAAAAAGGTTGTTGCCACCTTAAACACATGGTTACATGGTGTTTCATTTTCAATTATAtccaatatttaaaatattgttccaTTGTCATAGAAAATGTTTCAACACGTAGCTGTACTTCAGAAGGCAGTTCCAAAAAAAGACATCCTCTTTATGCTTGGTAACTGGAACGCCAAGGTTGGCCCGGACGCCTTCcagcaatgggcaggaacagtgGGCAAATTTGGCCTGGAGAAACCAGGATCATCAGACTCTTAGAATTTGTGCAGAGCCAGAGGCTCACCTTAGCCAACACCTTACGGCCCCACAAAAATCAAGACATGACACTCATCAGACAGATTGATCCATAATCAAATTGACTATATCCTGCTGCTGAGATGCTTCAGATCCAGCAGCAACAAGGCTAAGACAAGGACATACCCTGGCTCTGACATAGATAGTGACTATGACCTTATTTTAATGAAAGTGAAGCGACTCTCAAACACCCCTCCCCTCGATGTCGCTTTGATTTGGAGAAACTGCAATGACAGTGATcaattttatttgtcccaggaggcaatttgaacatggtaaggtgctctagttataaagtaaaagttagaaataaaaataagaaatgaagttCGTTGTAATAGTaaagcagagatctatatgAACAGGGTACAACTtaaagaggtaagcagcttcaagtactttgGAGCCACCCACTCCAAGGATGACAGTTCCATGCCAGATATCCATATCATGAatgcaacagcagcaatagCTAGCCTAGATAGGATCTAGCATAGCCATAAGGTTTACTACCAAGTACAAGGTATACAGCTCCCTGGTAGTGCTGATCCTGCTCTGTGGATGTGACATGTGGGCTCTGCTCGCcaagacagaaaggagaatctAAGCATTCGAGAACAAATGTTTGAGGAGGATGCTTcagatctcatacagagaacacaaaatcaataactttgtatgaaacaagatggccacactcatagaacaccaggaacctctacttccAACAGTCAAGCAACCCGGCAtgacaccttgtcaaagactatccttcaacTGGCTTACGAATGTAGCTGGACTGGTCatctgtacaggacctgctgactatcacaataggcaagagtggctgGCCCAGTCTACAGccgtgtctatccatgtgctcccccctacaacaggtgccggtcaaggaCAACTGACTGACTTCAGATCTAACCCTGCTAATCTAAGCATGCAACTCATTGTAACTTGGCACATTTGCAACATTGGCTTTTAATTGATTATTgctttaagattaaaaaaaaaaactactcagaattgtgctttttaaataaatgttgaatCATGATTTTCATCACATGTATAGCCTACTGAAGCATGTAAGTCAGACATGTGAGAATCAGAAATAATATGTGCTAGCTTGCTTTTTCTATGGATTATAATGGTTATTATGGAGATTATTAGAGACATCACACCATTTTACCTTCAGCAGGAAACAGATTTCAAGCGTTGAAATCTAGACAATTGAAACCACTACTCAACACAACAGATCCTGCCATGAACAGATCAATcctttatgatttaaaaatatcaaaataattgaAAGTTTACCTAACATTCcctataaaatgttttgcattctGTTGTAAAGGCATTCCAGAGCATCATGATTGAGTTTGCATGAACATATGTATGCCTGAAATGATCATCTTAACAAGACTAATTATTCATTTTGCATGCAGTACCCCAATGAGCAGGCCCTGCTGTGTGACTTTGAACTTATGTTCAACAATGCCCGCCACTACAACGAAGAAGGCTCACAGGTGTATCAGGATGCTGACACTTTGGATCGCATTTTGCGGACAAAATGGCGGTCCATGAGCCAGTCGCGGGCTCTCACAAGCAAGCGGTGAGTGTCTTGTGTGAAAGGgatatttataataatgaacTTTAGACTCATAGAACTGCTAGATATAGTTAATAAGAGCAGATAGCTATGCAAAAGTGTGCTTATTACATCCTCACCTTCATGTTTAGGTCAAGGTCAAAAGTATCATCACCCTTGTCTCAGAAGCTCCAAGACATGTATGAAACAGTACGCGACTACCAAGATCGTGCAGGCCGAACGCTGTCCACCCCTTTCATCAAGCTGCCTCTCAAGAGCGTAAGCTGTTTAAACCCCCCACCTAAACTGATggtatttcatttctttttaagccATCTAAGTTTTagtctttttatgtttatggCATTAAGTAAGACTAATTAAAACCTCAAGAGGGGCTCTAcgcctcacttttttttcagctacattattttcaacattgtAGCACATTTTGTGATTTTCAGAAACTATTCCTACCTTTTGCTTACAGCTATTCCCATCACAACTTTTATATGAAAAGCAGTGGGCCCATTATATTATCTGGGGTTGGGGGGTTGGTTTGCTTTTGAAATGAAGATTGTACTGTGGGTGACAGGACTACCCAGACTATTATGAAGTGATAAAGAAGCCAATGGACATGCAGCGTATACAACAAAAACTACTGGCTAACCAGTATGAGAGTGTTGAGGACATGGTGGCTGACTTTGTGCAAATGTTTGATAATGCCTGCAAGTACAATGAGCCAGAGTCAGTCATCTATAAGGTGAGAGGTTTGTCTCCCCCATgatatgaaatttttttcagcattcCTCCTTGTGTTTTGCTGAAAAACTGATATAGCGACTTACTTTAGGTTTAAAAATGGCCTTGCAAGTAGTTATTCTGCAGTTCAATGCTTGACAATTTGCTGAGCCATTCAAGTGGCAGTCGCTACAACAGTGTAATATCATGAATATCTATTTAGTTGCAGTTGACACTTGTCTTACAGACTAGCTGTGCTTCTTTTTATTCACCACTTCATGTGCCGTTATCCCTCGTAAAATACAAGACGATTTTATAATACAATATGTAGTTTGATATGTCCATGATAGTCACCTTGTCTGCTTGGCATAGGATGCTCTGACACTACAGCGGGTGGTGTTcgagaagaaaatggagttgACTGCTGAGGGTACAAATAATGTCCCTGATGTCAAAGCTTTGGTCCAGGAGCTTATTCGGAACCTCTTTATCTCCACTTACAACTCCCAGGTCAGCCTGCCATTTTACTTCTGCCAGTTTTCTTGTCAAAATGGTGGTCAGTACAACTTACTAAGCAGATGCGTAGCATTCAGGAGAAACCCCTCTACTGGAGGATTTTCATTGTGTGGTTTATCTTTGTTGGGTCTGATCTGTGGTCTTATTTTCTGTTATGCTGCATCAGTGTATGTCCATTATCATGCAAATACATTTGTGTGCTGTGGTGAGTAAACATTattatggatttaaaaaaaatgaaagcaagcaTTGTTGTCAACACCATCATGCTCAGACATACTGTCTGTTTGGATCTGTAGGATGACGAGGGACGTTGCTATAGTGACTCCTTTGCTGAACTGCCAGAACTGATTGAAAGAGACAAAGCACCTGGTGATGAGGATCCCCCAGAGTGAGTTGTCAGAGTGGCTTTGTGAAGTTATCTGCCCTTAGTTTAAGTGAGGTGTGAAATTGTCTGCAGTTAATTGGTGACTCGTGAAGTTTCTTTTTGGGACTTGTGCAGTCATCAGAAGTTGTTGCTGACTTGTCAAATTATTGGTAGTTACTAGGGGATCTATGATGTTGGTGCCAATCTATTGTTGACAGAGAATGTCAAAAGTTATGTCAGTGCAGTATATAAAAAGctaataaattttttataagACTTTAGCAGCTGATCacaattttgtcaaaaaataagCACCTGTATCATGAAgttacttttctctttcatttgtGAAATAACTTGGCTTTTTCATCACATGCAGGCGTTTATTGACCTTTGACCAGATCAAGAGAAATATTGACAGGGTAAGTTTTGTATATCATTAGCATTAGAAGTGCATCACAAAAATCTGTCAATAGAGATTCAGTGCTAACATGACAGGTATGAATATGGCAACAAGTAGTGGAATGGTTTGCTCTGGTAATCAGCCAAGGCTAGGCATATTGCTACATGTCATGACACATCcatagttttaaaatgtttacttttgtaaCTTTTAAATGAGTACAATTGAAAATAAAAGGCTTGTATCTTctgatatatacacatatatgttattgtttatatttctatatgTATAATATTTAGTCCTGTTTTACATTCAATACAAAGATGGAAAATAAAGCTTTAATTATAGATTTACTTTTTAGAAAAATAGAGCTACCATAGTGCTGGTTATACAACAATTTTAGAGCAtgttttttgcatctttttgtgAATTCAGAGctcttttattgtctttctaTGCAATAAGGATTCTTATTAAAGTggttgttttcttcatcattattgTAGTTATCAACAACAGATTGGGTGGTTGTCATTGACTACCAAAAGCATCCCCCTTTTTACTGCACTGTTACTTCTTATGCTCATGTGTTGCTGTGACTCAGGACCATAATGCGTATGATATAACATGTACTCAAACATGTGTTTGCCTACACTTGAAAGATCTAAAACTGTCTAGTAGCAGCAGTGTTTCGTTTTCTGCTGCATTGTTAGTTTCTCTTCTTAAAAGCAGTTGTGACAGCTGGCCAAGTTTTTAAATAGCTGTAGTCTGGAGTCATCTAGTTCCTCCTTTGTAGCACAGTACTTGTTCTGATCCCGACATTTTGATTTACAGGGACGATACAGGAGAATGGATCGATTCCAGGAAGACATGTTCAAAGTGTTTGAGAAGGCCAGAAAATTCAGTCGAATTGATTCTCAGGTAAATGGATTTTCACTTTCATGACTTTATTAATGGGCTGttgtaaaaaacaaacagataaaaattattgactacATCGGTCATGCCGGCAGCAAATTCTTTCAAGTTTGTCAGTTCTATAGATCTTGGTATGACCATGAAATATTTGTCAGATTAAAATTTGCACATTGATTCACACTTAGATTATGCTTGCCACagatgttgacagtgtgtaTTTGAACATTTTATCTCTGAGTGAAATTTTATCGGTGTCTTTGATTGCTCCTTGAAGGGTTGCAATTGCTTGATACGAAGACACATGTATTGGAGAGTATGGGTTGAGTTTACTTTTACCTCAACAGCTGTATGAAGATGCAGTGGAAATGCAATTGCTATTCATCAAAATTCGTGATGAGCTTTGTAAAAATGGAGAGCTCCTACTGACTCCTGCTCTGAGTTACACTGAGCGCCACCTGCAGAATGCTCTGGaaacagagaagagagaaaaacttgCCATAGAACAGAAAgaggatgaagagaaaaagaaaggaggagagTCAGAAGAAAAGTTGGAAGAAGTGAAGCTGGTGAGTGACGCTCATGCTCATGACTGTCAAATGGAAAAAATTAATACTTATAGGAAGCAATGTACAAGATGGAAAATGAACCTCAAAAGTTCTACGCACTTTGATTCAATAAGTATCTTTTATATAAAGACCTGAGAGACCATGTTGGCTATACTTGTTTTTTATACTAAAGTTGTGTTTGTAGCTGATTAACAATTTTATGTATATCCATCCCAGGAAcgttttgttttccatttacCTTGTAGACTGGTTAGATATCATTATTTTTGGTGTTGCAGTCCTCAGATGAGCCAAGTGAAAATGAAATTGTGTACAAAGATCAGACGTACAAAATTGGTGACTTTGTCTACATTGAGCCCAGGTATATTTCTTTACACACCTGTTTCCCAGAAAAAGGATATTTTTGTTCTAATTGATCTTATTGAGTAGTAGACAATTCTATTAATTATAACCTcaagaaaattcttttaaaagcaCTTTCAGacattctttaattttaatatagAAATCTCACCATATTTTAATATAGATATCTCTACTTTCTGTTCATTCAaccaaagaaaaaggagaacaTTTTGTTagcaatttctttgttttatgattattaATGGGGATTACTGTCAAGGACAGGAGAAAGACAGGtagttaaaataattaaattgcaTGTTTTGCTGGAGTGATGTTGAGAATGTTGTAAAGAGAATCTTTTAATTATGATTGGCATGGTGATGGGATTGCAGAGAGGAGAATCTGGAACCACACATCATGGTAATCGAGTCTTTCCATGTAGATGAGAATGGTGCACGCATGATGAAAGGCAGCTGGTTTTATCGTCCTCCAGAAACTTATCACCTAGCGACGCGGAAGTTTCTAGAAAAGGTGAGCACCCCCCAAAATTTTCACCAATGTTTACAAGGAGTATAGCCTTTTGGATTAATTTTGAAGTGATattgttctatttatttattagttctcTTGCCAGAAGGGCTTCTTCTCTCtgatacttttttaattttttttttttgttttgtcaaaagGAGGTATTCAAGAGTGATACATCCCATGGAATCAGCATGTCTCAGATCATGGGGAGATGCTATGTTATGTTTGTCAAGGACTACTTTAAACTCAGGCCAGAGGTAAGATCAAGAATCAATTGTATCAAGGTTTTATTTGGGATGAGCAGGTACATAATAGCAGAAGTACTTAGTACTTTGCTGTGGGTCTGGTTCGATGTTAGCTATTTTGTGTCCTATTGCTGTCAagtatattcacacacatatgttcacacatacatatgtgtgtgtgcatgcagatgcaaaaatataaaataatcaagaaCTTTAACAACCATAATCACATTAATAAGAATGTCATTGTTGCATCATCTCACAAATTTAATTGCATTCAGAATTGTGCTACATGTCTAAAGCAAGCCAATAGATCAACTCAGTTGCTATCttagttgtatgtgtaaaaaGAAAGTCCGGAACTACAAATGATGTCTTTTCAGATACACATGTGTGAATACAAATGATAATGAGCATTGCATTCTCATTTGCTGGTCTGTTGGCAGGGTTTACCTGACAGAGATGTTTATGTCTGTGAATCCAGATATAATGTCCGCAACAGGtgctttaagaaaataaaggtaTGACAGtgattattgtaaaaaaaattgtcagagaACTAAAGGTTTTTCCTTtaaatctaaaaaaattattacattgcacatttttttttaattatctctgTGTTTTGAAAGCTGGTTTTGGTGGCACAGTAAATTCACCTTAATCATTCCATTTTACAGtgcttaacttttttttaactttaagtaTTTAACTTAATGTTTTGTAACCTTTTTGTCACCTGTTGTTCTACAGGTATGGCAGGTACCACGAAATGATAGCATTGGCATTGTGCCTCGTGATCTCCCATTGGTGCCCATTCGTGTTGCTTCTGTCTTTGCCACAAAAGAGCCCAGTGAGGTCAGGGAGCCAGATGATGGTGATGTCAGCATTCTAGAAAAATTTCGAGAGGTCAGTCCAAGCTGAGgcaaaactttgtatttttcacaTAAGCTCTCTGACACTGAAAACCAAGCCTAAAGACAGATGACATTTGTCACAATAAAGTTTCTcttcatgattttaaaaaagcagctcAGTGATTACCTTTTGTTTAGATTTTTGACTTTTTAGCACATGCAGTATATTCTAATTTGGCAGTTCAAAATAGTCATGCatataaattctttttaataaaataaataataaataaagagaattgAAATAATATAGATGAAGGTTAGCTTTagatttaaaatttgtgtataaTAAATTTGCATGTGCACACTGCATTCCTGGTCACAagcacacattctctttcttctcccctctttgtcttacaTTTAGCCTGCATACCATCTTAGCCAGAACTATCTTGCCCTATACTGATATACTCTTTACAATGTGTCTGGCTTCTCACATCTGGGATGTTTGACGTTGCAGAATGTTTTGTCTGAGGCGGCACCAGAAGATGGCAATACCTACTATGACCAGTATATTCACTCCACAGGATGTTTGAAACTGGGTCAGTATTAAACCTGCCACAACAGTGCTAGAAGATTGTCTAACTTTTAGCCACTCTACAAGGCTTCCAAGAATAATATTTTGCTAAATTCTTCTGAGATTCTGGAAATGAAAATTGTATTAATGGCTGCAGGATGTGAAGTTGAGTATGAAAGCTGTGCTTGATTGTTTcaaatttctttgcaaaatttttGTCAAGCGATTGACAGAGCAAAGCTAGGGGCAGTAATACTAAAAAGTAAGCCTCAAGGAAGGGGAAGTTTGTTACAATGAAGTGGCGAAggttgaaatatatatataaatctaaactgtattttaaaaaaaatcaggatgattatatgttaaaaaaaaaacgtgctTTTGACTTTAttaaagtttagtttagtttagtccttgttactcctcgaggagcacatGGCCGCAAGCATTAATAAAATATGCAGCATATTTGTTTATCTGAAGTAGTCATCATATAAATCTCCATGGATGGTCAGAGGAAGGAAATTGTGTTGTAACTGCCtgaaaataagtaaattaaCCATGGCATGTTTGAGATGATATTAACCATGtccatgtttgaaatgaaagacttcagatttttttctatgcTGTGCAGGAGACTGCGTGTATGTTCGATCAGACAGAGACTATCCACTCATTGCCAGAATTGATAAAATCTGGACAACACCAGTGTCAgtagcattttgttttccttttctgataTTTGGATACATTCAtttgtgttcctttttttttaaatttaagtttaaatttaaatgtgcATTGTGCTTGACTATTGACTGCTGAGGACTTTGCATCATTTTAAGTTCTCCATCATTACACCAGGCTAAAAAGATGCATGACTGTCTTGGTGTGATGTGAAAACTATTTGTGCATTGCATGCCTGATGGCAAAACTAACCTGCTTTCAGAGGAGATGCCTTTTTCCATGGATGCTGGTTTGTACGCCCTTCAGAAATTGAGCATTCACCAACTCGACTTTTCTATAAACGGGAAGTCTTCCTGAGCTCCATTGAAGACACAAATCCACTAGATAGCATTATTGGCAAGTGCTGTATCTTGCATATCAAGGAGTATTGCACCTGTGAGTTTCATTGCATtttttagtatatatatatatccatttgttgcttttgtgtttAAGAGAGAGATTGAATGTACAcacattctgtgtgtgtaagagagagcaagatcgtgtgtgtgtaaaagagaaagagataaaacatgtataagagagaatgtgtatgtgagagagagagagagagagagagagaaaatgtgtgtgtgcatgcacatgcatatatCTTTATGTGATAAAAGtagttttcttttgcttgtatcttaaaaagaaatccagataaaatgtaaaatttatagcTGTATAACCCTTTGATAATTATATGAGTCATCTGTGTCATGTTAACAGCACGACCAACTGAGATGCCAGAGTTTGACATCTACATCTGTGAGTCTAAGTACCATGAGCTGGAGCACTCCATCAAGCGCCTTGGCAAGGGACTGAAGGTAGGATGTCACATAGCAATTATTGTTCTCATTATAGTTTTTGCCAGGTCACTTGGTAATATCAAAGACAAATAATttacaagaaacatttcaatttttttgtttcagttacatttatttgtcatctTTAGACCAACCATCACATTTTTAGGTTTGACGGtcctttgtaaatatttatgatcTTTGGGTGTTAGTTGAATAGCctttgtaaataaatcaaaaccTTTAGAGACATTTATGGTTGAGTAGTTGCAATCTTTCTCTGCAGAAACCTGCTTTATCACAGAAAGTCACCGATGATGAAATCTACTTCTTCAGAAAGCCAATAACACTTcagaaagtaaatataaaacattttgtgtctTATTGAATTTTAAACCTTGGCCTTTTAATGCTGTCAGTATTCTTTTGCATATAATTTTTTCTCTAAAGCTATAAAAGCATTATGTAATTAACTGAAATTATATGGCTAGAAAACATGTTCTTTAATTATAGAAATACAGTTCATAATTagtttataaaatgcattctatagctgtccaatttattattatatacaaataataataattacaaattatAGAATTAGTTAATCCTTTTGGCTTCAACTGGAACATAAGGGAGCATTGAATTTCTTCCTGCCATCTTGGTCCCGGGCAAGCCAGCTGACTTCATTCAACAGTTCACACCTAGATGTctgcttctctttcttcctcctggTGGTATTCATCTGAAGTCAGTTTGTGGATGCCTGGTCTTGTCCATCTACAGGATGTGGCCTAGCCACCTCCATTTATGTTTCACCTCCTCCAAGATGTTGATGATGCCAGCGTGTCTGCTAATTTCTGTGCTCGTGACTTGCAGTTTCCAGTGAATTCTGAGAATTTGACAAAGGCTTCCTCAAAGCCTCTGAGCCAGCTCTTGATCTTCTTGTTGATTCTGTAGGTTTCTAATGCATCTAGGAGCATCCATCAAACTTTTTAGATTTTCATCTTGGTAATGATTTGCAATCATTCTGCAGCCTGTTGAAAGCTTGTCTTCTAGATCAGTTCTAGTGAAGATGTCTTTTGATGTTGCTGTTAGTTGAGAGGTAACTGCTGAGATACTTGAAGTCCTGCACTTCCTTCAACTCTTCATCACATacctttgttttcattgttctgTTGCTCATCAACTTGGTCTTGTCAGTGTGGATCTTTGCATTTAGGTCCCCCATTACAACAAGGTCATGTTGTAGTGTTTTGTGTATCTGTTCTTGAGGTAAGAaagttctttttccttctctgttTTGGCCTTTTCTGTTGGCGCTTAGTGCTCTAAAATGGTGGATATTTGTTCCTGTAGAAGAACCTCGTTTTGATGATAGCTCCCTCCCTAACAGACTATACTTCACCTTCTTGCCCATCATGATCCCCACTCCCCTCgatgagttcatttctcgtctcgggcatgctgttctttctctgcatgtggcatctgtttacaggctgccttgccataatatagcctcagttgctggcacagcgtaaaataagcggtccggtggcgcaacggttagcgctgttagcgcctgtcaccaatacagtgaaggttggctgccctgagttcatttctcgtctcaggcacactgatctttctctgcacgtggcatctgtttacagggctggctgcttgccgtgatatagccttagttgctggcacggcgttaacaccaattcccccccccccacagcgtaaaataccaattccccTTCCCCCCCTTGATTTTGACAATCTCTTTCctaacacattttttcttctgaaataagGGTCAAGATACCTGAGTTGGTCCACCTCATGCCAATTTTCTCAATTTGCAGTCTGTACCATTCTTCCACTTCATACATTGTCTTCACATTTCAGGCTGCTGTTGTCGTTTAATTGTGTTTCTTCAAGGACTCCATTACTCCTTATACAAAGCATTGCTACCATTTTCCTCAATTCATCATTTGAGGTTGAATGACTTCCTAATGATTCTGTCAGCATTTTTGCAgcatagttttgtttattttcgatGTGGGTTGCTACCCCTATGCACAACCCTCCTTATCATGGGCATGGGATCAGGCAGCAGTGGAATTATAAtaatacaattcattctatcaTTATATGATGCATTCTacagctagagagagaaaattaaaaaaattcccccCACCTTGCAGCCATCTAATATCATTTTCACATGCCCAGGAACCATCACCATTACTCATGCGAGCTCATGATGACCAGTCCTCATTTCTGGACACGGAGAGCATGAAAGATGCGGAGGTGGACACCACTAGTGACAATCTGAATGCCTCTGTAGAGGAGGCCATTCCACAGCCAGAAAAACCAGCTAAGAAGGTTAGTAAGAGTAGTGTCTCTGGAACTGTAGCTTCTTTTGTTTAAGGAGTCTAAATCATATAAACACTATTGTAAGAGATAAAtagttgaataaaaataatttccccTCAAGTCTTATTCAGGTTTAGGTGTCACTGTGATACATGTAAGGTTATAGAGGAAAATACCGTGATATTTGTTTCAGCAGAAAAGTGCAAGTGCAAGGCGACAGCCCAGTGGATACATTGTATTTGCTGGTGAAATCAGGAAGGCCATACAGAATGAAAACCCTGACAGCTCTTTTGGAGATATTAGCAGAATAGTGGGGCTGAAGGTGAGATAGGAAAATCCAGATTCCATCTCTTCActagatgtttttatttatttcaaatgtcaGCATAAAGTTGTGTTAATTGCTCTGGTGCAAAGAACTGGGCGGTGAAATTATTGTTTGGAATTATGATCTTTTGCTCATCTAAgctcttgatttttgttttgttggaaaCCTTTAGTCAGTGAATTCAATGTAGTCGGTTAATTCATTTTAGTGACCTCAGCTATGCAAACAATCTCCCATCTTTTGCATATGTTATGTGTGTATTTCAGTGGCGCACATTGTCCAAAGAAGACAAGGAAAAGTATGAGGAAAGAGCCAAGAGAATTGCAGAGGATATGGCAGCCAAGCAGCAGGAAGCAGATCGTGCTTTTAATGATTCGCTCAACCGTTCCCAGTCTCCATGGTCAGATGTCGG
Protein-coding regions in this window:
- the LOC112571961 gene encoding protein polybromo-1-like isoform X2, with the translated sequence MPLMLMNISKGKDDDVLQIGIENPDDVQEEHRRQAKEDKEDSKDGEEIGMEGDAEMESPDGKSETRMDDSEEYEQLFAAVMTARDGERNISEIFQLLPSRVKYPEYYQVIKNPIDLKMIATKIQDGKYSKLDDLERDLNLMIRNAQTYNEPKSIIFKDACTLKKIITAKKLELEYKRTGVMKTSERLRTRERTNVQRLSAVCAALRYQSEDDDTASSQMDFEGDSDGEESDSPFWALYFAVKNYTSSEGEILSQPFLKLPSKKFYPDYYKEIKKPMSLYNVRKKIKAGQYQSFGECVSDLNLIFENARKYNQDESKIYKDACTLQRVLLERKRELDKDGAEDETPLNVSPFPLAVSKRFLPSPCSPSAASKTQAVLSVSREAPQQPTDMTKTDRETDDDLMPTPKTKRRSECEVKKKTPKRAPEDGLRKRLNILYRIVYEYQDVNGRMLRNIFMGLPSRKDYPDYYQVIMEPIDMTMIEAKIKADKYPNEQALLCDFELMFNNARHYNEEGSQVYQDADTLDRILRTKWRSMSQSRALTSKRSRSKVSSPLSQKLQDMYETVRDYQDRAGRTLSTPFIKLPLKSDYPDYYEVIKKPMDMQRIQQKLLANQYESVEDMVADFVQMFDNACKYNEPESVIYKDALTLQRVVFEKKMELTAEGTNNVPDVKALVQELIRNLFISTYNSQDDEGRCYSDSFAELPELIERDKAPGDEDPPERLLTFDQIKRNIDRGRYRRMDRFQEDMFKVFEKARKFSRIDSQLYEDAVEMQLLFIKIRDELCKNGELLLTPALSYTERHLQNALETEKREKLAIEQKEDEEKKKGGESEEKLEEVKLSSDEPSENEIVYKDQTYKIGDFVYIEPREENLEPHIMVIESFHVDENGARMMKGSWFYRPPETYHLATRKFLEKEVFKSDTSHGISMSQIMGRCYVMFVKDYFKLRPEGLPDRDVYVCESRYNVRNRCFKKIKVWQVPRNDSIGIVPRDLPLVPIRVASVFATKEPSEVREPDDGDVSILEKFRENVLSEAAPEDGNTYYDQYIHSTGCLKLGDCVYVRSDRDYPLIARIDKIWTTPVGDAFFHGCWFVRPSEIEHSPTRLFYKREVFLSSIEDTNPLDSIIGKCCILHIKEYCTSRPTEMPEFDIYICESKYHELEHSIKRLGKGLKKPALSQKVTDDEIYFFRKPITLQKEPSPLLMRAHDDQSSFLDTESMKDAEVDTTSDNLNASVEEAIPQPEKPAKKKSASARRQPSGYIVFAGEIRKAIQNENPDSSFGDISRIVGLKWRTLSKEDKEKYEERAKRIAEDMAAKQQEADRAFNDSLNRSQSPWSDVGHSSPSASSAGRPNTPGSMQADMDGLYPAGYNPPFQGGYPAYPGTPGGPPPPPGYPTPSLPPQAQQGGGYSVPMQAAAYPHHHQHQQQQQQRMMGSPYSHYPPAQGQSPLQTSPHPPSMHLYPNMPLGPVSPQGANGMPSPGGHTMLPPGALGHTALPGQGMVPPQPPRPPSPMFVTVPPRTQRLLHSEAYLKYIEGLNVENRTISNFKKTLIATPENTPTPNETRLPTHWLAQGAGYHGSVTNALWALRDLMLKDTLSIARTIPFEDL